Proteins from a single region of Gossypium arboreum isolate Shixiya-1 chromosome 1, ASM2569848v2, whole genome shotgun sequence:
- the LOC108463965 gene encoding protein PAT1 homolog isoform X2: protein MDASENLKRFGDTSTGDAVFDASQYAFFGKDVLEEVELGGLDDDEEDVPAVGLEDEEEFLYDRDEGEVLRSLSDVDDLTNTFSKLNTAISGPRGSRIIGDGGSRQSSSAAEWTHGEEFPLWLDQQPLETESIPDGKRWSSQPLANLDAKHLYRTSSYPEQQQQQLQQQQQQQQSPQASPNQHSGHLNIPYMAGGPQMASSPNLSGFPNSQLQLPGLHHGPNYRGNMPQFAPGLSVSSQPSNQWGSQPKLYGDNSSVLNNMLQQQLTHQNGLIPSQLMPQLQSHQQRLQHPVQPSFSHFSGIQSQQFNPHLSPSPPVMNKVEAILGIGDLRDQRAKSAQKGRQSLRGFDSGALKSDFGWPQFTSKYMSTDEIEGILRMQLVATHSNDPYVDDYYHQACLARKSAGAKLRHHFCPTHLRDLPPRARANTEPHAFLQVDALGRLPFSSIRRPRPLLEVDPPNSSAVTNNDQKASDIPLEEEPMLAARVTIEDGLCLLLDVDDIDRFLQFNQLQDGGAQLRQRRQVLLEGLAALLQLVDPLGKSGNTDELAQKDDLVFLRIVSLPKGRKLLARFLQLLPPGGELMRIVCMSIFRHLRFLFGGLPSDPGAAETTINLARVVSSCVHSMDLRALSVCLASVVCSSEQPPLRPLGSPAVDGASFILKSVLDRATKLMTDSRAAGNYNMTNLSLWKASFDEFFNLLTKYCINKYDTVMQSLRMQAKPNMAIDESDSAKAIKREMPVDLLHACLPHLNDQQKKQLLDLSQRPMLVGQS from the exons GGTGAAGTTTTGAGATCCTTATCGGATGTTGATGATCTTACTAATACATTTTCAAAG TTGAACACTGCCATTAGTGGACCAAGAGGCTCAAGGATAATTGGTGATGGGGGGTCCAGACAAA GTTCATCTGCTGCCGAATGGACACATGGGGAGGAATTTCCTCTCTGGCTTGATCAGCAGCCTCTTGAAACTGAAAGTATTCCTGATGGCAAACGCTGGTCATCACAACCATTGGCCAATTTGGATGCAAAGCATCTCTACAGGACATCCTCGTACCCtgagcagcagcagcagcaactacaacaacaacaacaacaacaaca ATCTCCTCAGGCGTCACCAAACCAACATTCTGGACACCTAAATATTCCTTATATGGCTGGTGGACCACAGATGGCATCTTCACCCAACCTCTCTGGCTTCCCAAATTCTCAGCTTCAACTGCCAGGCTTACACCATGGGCCAAATTATCGTGGGAATATGCCTCAATTTGCTCCCGGTCTGTCTGTCAGTAGTCAGCCGTCAAATCAATGGGGGAGCCAGCCTAAACTGTATGGAGATAATTCCAGTGTTTTGAACAATATGTTGCAACAACAGTTAACTCATCAAAATGGTTTGATTCCATCACAGTTAATGCCACAGCTGCAGTCGCACCAGCAGAGACTGCAGCATCCTGTTCAGCCTTCGTTTAGCCACTTTTCTGGGATTCAGTCACAACAATTTAATCCTCATCTCTCTCCATCCCCACCTGTAATGAACAAGGTTGAAGCTATACTAGGTATTGGTGATCTGAGAGATCAAAGAGCCAAATCAGCTCAGAAAGGTAGGCAGAGTCTACGAGGCTTTGATAGTGGGGCGCTGAAGAGTGATTTTGGATGGCCTCAGTTTACATCCAAATACATGTCAACTGATGAGATTGAGGGCATTCTTAGAATGCAGCTTGTTGCAACCCACAGTAATGACCCCTACGTGGATGATTATTACCACCAGGCTTGTCTTGCAAGAAAATCTGCCGGGGCGAAGTTGAGACATCATTTTTGTCCAACTCATCTTAGGGATCTTCCTCCCCGAGCACGTGCGAATACTGAGCCTCATGCTTTTCTCCAGGTTGATGCTCTTGGGAGGCTTCCTTTCTCTTCAATTCGCAGGCCTCGCCCTCTTCTTGAAGTTGACCCTCCAAATTCATCTGCTGTCACCAACAATGATCAGAAAGCATCTGATATTCCGCTGGAAGAGGAACCTATGCTTGCTGCTAGAGTTACCATAGAGGATGGTCTATGCCTTCTTCTTGATGTAGACGATATTGATAGATTTTTACAGTTTAATCAGTTGCAGGATGGTGGAGCTCAGCTGAGACAAAGACGACAGGTTTTGTTGGAAGGGCTTGCTGCATTGCTTCAGTTGGTTGACCCACTTGGCAAGAGTGGTAATACAGATGAGCTTGCTCAGAAGGATGATCTTGTGTTTTTACGGATAGTTTCCCTccccaaaggccggaagcttctTGCACGGTTCCTTCAGCTTCTTCCTCCAGGTGGTGAGCTTATGCGCATTGTCTGCATGTCCATTTTCCGTCATTTAAGGTTCTTGTTTGGAGGCCTTCCCTCTGATCCAGGAGCAGCTGAAACCACTATTAACCTTGCAAGGGTTGTTTCCTCTTGTGTTCATAGCATGGATCTTCGTGCACTTAGCGTCTGTCTTGCATCTGTGGTTTGTTCCTCTGAGCAGCCCCCGCTTCGTCCCCTTGGAAGTCCTGCTGTAGATGGAGCATCTTTTATTCTTAAGTCTGTTCTTGATAGGGCAACAAAGCTCATGACTGATTCTAGAGCTGCGGGCAATTATAATATGACTAATCTGTCCCTTTGGAAGGCCTCGTTTGATGAATTCTTTAACCTTCTTACCAAGTATTGCATAAACAAATACGACACTGTGATGCAGTCCTTGCGAATGCAGGCCAAACCAAATATGGCAATTGATGAATCAGATTCCGCCAAAGCTATTAAAAGAGAAATGCCGGTTGATCTCTTGCATGCATGTTTACCCCACCTTAATGACCAGCAGAAAAAGCAGCTTTTGGATCTCTCTCAACGGCCTATGCTTGTAGGGCAGTCATGA
- the LOC108463965 gene encoding protein PAT1 homolog isoform X1, translated as MDASENLKRFGDTSTGDAVFDASQYAFFGKDVLEEVELGGLDDDEEDVPAVGLEDEEEFLYDRDEGEVLRSLSDVDDLTNTFSKLNTAISGPRGSRIIGDGGSRQSSSAAEWTHGEEFPLWLDQQPLETESIPDGKRWSSQPLANLDAKHLYRTSSYPEQQQQQLQQQQQQQQYHQHFSSEPILVPKSSYISYPPPDGRSPQASPNQHSGHLNIPYMAGGPQMASSPNLSGFPNSQLQLPGLHHGPNYRGNMPQFAPGLSVSSQPSNQWGSQPKLYGDNSSVLNNMLQQQLTHQNGLIPSQLMPQLQSHQQRLQHPVQPSFSHFSGIQSQQFNPHLSPSPPVMNKVEAILGIGDLRDQRAKSAQKGRQSLRGFDSGALKSDFGWPQFTSKYMSTDEIEGILRMQLVATHSNDPYVDDYYHQACLARKSAGAKLRHHFCPTHLRDLPPRARANTEPHAFLQVDALGRLPFSSIRRPRPLLEVDPPNSSAVTNNDQKASDIPLEEEPMLAARVTIEDGLCLLLDVDDIDRFLQFNQLQDGGAQLRQRRQVLLEGLAALLQLVDPLGKSGNTDELAQKDDLVFLRIVSLPKGRKLLARFLQLLPPGGELMRIVCMSIFRHLRFLFGGLPSDPGAAETTINLARVVSSCVHSMDLRALSVCLASVVCSSEQPPLRPLGSPAVDGASFILKSVLDRATKLMTDSRAAGNYNMTNLSLWKASFDEFFNLLTKYCINKYDTVMQSLRMQAKPNMAIDESDSAKAIKREMPVDLLHACLPHLNDQQKKQLLDLSQRPMLVGQS; from the exons GGTGAAGTTTTGAGATCCTTATCGGATGTTGATGATCTTACTAATACATTTTCAAAG TTGAACACTGCCATTAGTGGACCAAGAGGCTCAAGGATAATTGGTGATGGGGGGTCCAGACAAA GTTCATCTGCTGCCGAATGGACACATGGGGAGGAATTTCCTCTCTGGCTTGATCAGCAGCCTCTTGAAACTGAAAGTATTCCTGATGGCAAACGCTGGTCATCACAACCATTGGCCAATTTGGATGCAAAGCATCTCTACAGGACATCCTCGTACCCtgagcagcagcagcagcaactacaacaacaacaacaacaacaacagtaCCACCAACATTTCTCTAGTGAACCAATTTTAGTTCCAAAATCTTCTTATATTTCTTACCCTCCCCCCGATGGCAGATCTCCTCAGGCGTCACCAAACCAACATTCTGGACACCTAAATATTCCTTATATGGCTGGTGGACCACAGATGGCATCTTCACCCAACCTCTCTGGCTTCCCAAATTCTCAGCTTCAACTGCCAGGCTTACACCATGGGCCAAATTATCGTGGGAATATGCCTCAATTTGCTCCCGGTCTGTCTGTCAGTAGTCAGCCGTCAAATCAATGGGGGAGCCAGCCTAAACTGTATGGAGATAATTCCAGTGTTTTGAACAATATGTTGCAACAACAGTTAACTCATCAAAATGGTTTGATTCCATCACAGTTAATGCCACAGCTGCAGTCGCACCAGCAGAGACTGCAGCATCCTGTTCAGCCTTCGTTTAGCCACTTTTCTGGGATTCAGTCACAACAATTTAATCCTCATCTCTCTCCATCCCCACCTGTAATGAACAAGGTTGAAGCTATACTAGGTATTGGTGATCTGAGAGATCAAAGAGCCAAATCAGCTCAGAAAGGTAGGCAGAGTCTACGAGGCTTTGATAGTGGGGCGCTGAAGAGTGATTTTGGATGGCCTCAGTTTACATCCAAATACATGTCAACTGATGAGATTGAGGGCATTCTTAGAATGCAGCTTGTTGCAACCCACAGTAATGACCCCTACGTGGATGATTATTACCACCAGGCTTGTCTTGCAAGAAAATCTGCCGGGGCGAAGTTGAGACATCATTTTTGTCCAACTCATCTTAGGGATCTTCCTCCCCGAGCACGTGCGAATACTGAGCCTCATGCTTTTCTCCAGGTTGATGCTCTTGGGAGGCTTCCTTTCTCTTCAATTCGCAGGCCTCGCCCTCTTCTTGAAGTTGACCCTCCAAATTCATCTGCTGTCACCAACAATGATCAGAAAGCATCTGATATTCCGCTGGAAGAGGAACCTATGCTTGCTGCTAGAGTTACCATAGAGGATGGTCTATGCCTTCTTCTTGATGTAGACGATATTGATAGATTTTTACAGTTTAATCAGTTGCAGGATGGTGGAGCTCAGCTGAGACAAAGACGACAGGTTTTGTTGGAAGGGCTTGCTGCATTGCTTCAGTTGGTTGACCCACTTGGCAAGAGTGGTAATACAGATGAGCTTGCTCAGAAGGATGATCTTGTGTTTTTACGGATAGTTTCCCTccccaaaggccggaagcttctTGCACGGTTCCTTCAGCTTCTTCCTCCAGGTGGTGAGCTTATGCGCATTGTCTGCATGTCCATTTTCCGTCATTTAAGGTTCTTGTTTGGAGGCCTTCCCTCTGATCCAGGAGCAGCTGAAACCACTATTAACCTTGCAAGGGTTGTTTCCTCTTGTGTTCATAGCATGGATCTTCGTGCACTTAGCGTCTGTCTTGCATCTGTGGTTTGTTCCTCTGAGCAGCCCCCGCTTCGTCCCCTTGGAAGTCCTGCTGTAGATGGAGCATCTTTTATTCTTAAGTCTGTTCTTGATAGGGCAACAAAGCTCATGACTGATTCTAGAGCTGCGGGCAATTATAATATGACTAATCTGTCCCTTTGGAAGGCCTCGTTTGATGAATTCTTTAACCTTCTTACCAAGTATTGCATAAACAAATACGACACTGTGATGCAGTCCTTGCGAATGCAGGCCAAACCAAATATGGCAATTGATGAATCAGATTCCGCCAAAGCTATTAAAAGAGAAATGCCGGTTGATCTCTTGCATGCATGTTTACCCCACCTTAATGACCAGCAGAAAAAGCAGCTTTTGGATCTCTCTCAACGGCCTATGCTTGTAGGGCAGTCATGA
- the LOC128280918 gene encoding G-type lectin S-receptor-like serine/threonine-protein kinase At1g11330, producing MEKVISDSVLLASEILLLSYPEFIISQSGVFRLGFFSFANSSNRYVGILYNQIPVQTVVWVANRNKPLKDSSRILNISDYGNLVVSNGKAEVVWSSHVNNTAPNATTAQLLDSGNLVLSNGEDGPSSLWESFEDPSNAFLETMKISNDVKKGRKVEIKSWKSPDDPSDGNFSLGIEPFNIPEVVLSNNNKLYFRTGPWNGNIFIGVIMKTVYIDGFYIVADNQQQTYYITYEFSDNSRLRYYELDSQGKFVKREWDAGKGDWINRYSTSQTESSVYGQWGALGICDLTKQPICSCLKGFKPRNIEEWSRGNWSRGCFRTTLLQCQRDKNNGSEAGQGDDDGFLKLKTMKVPVFPNRSSINNGECKDQCMKNCSCVAYAYDAGIGCMIWSGDLIDMQKFSTHGVDLYFRLPSSELDKGKSNKVIVIAAIIVGTVTITIMILFLWCWLKEEEGNKNTNRSNSNSTKEMQ from the exons ATGGAGAAAGTTATTAGCGACTCTGTTTTACTAGCTTCTGAAATTTTACTATTGTCTT ACCCTGAATTTATAATCTCCCAGAGTGGAGTTTTCCGATTAGGATTCTTCAGCTTTGCTAATTCCAGCAATCGTTATGTGGGGATATTGTACAATCAAATCCCCGTACAAACAGTGGTATGGGTAGCAAACAGAAACAAGCCTCTCAAAGACTCTTCTAGGATTCTTAACATATCAGATTATGGCAACCTTGTTGTTTCCAATGGAAAAGCTGAGGTTGTTTGGTCATCACATGTTAACAATACAGCTCCTAATGCAACAACTGCCCAGCTTTTAGACTCTGGAAACCTTGTCCTTAGTAATGGTGAGGATGGACCAAGCAGCTTATGGGAGAGTTTTGAAGATCCTTCTAATGCCTTCCTTGAAACTATGAAGATTAGCAATGATGTAAAAAAGGGTCGTAAAGTGGAGATCAAATCATGGAAAAGCCCTGATGATCCATCTGATGGTAACTTTTCTCTTGGTATTGAACCTTTTAACATTCCAGAGGTTGTACTTAGTAACAATAACAAGCTCTATTTTCGAACTGGTCCATGGAATGGGAATATCTTTATTGGCGTAATTATGAAGACCGTCTATATTGATGGGTTTTATATTGTTGCAGATAATCAACAACAAACGTACTATATCACTTATGAATTTTCTGATAACTCTAGGTTGAGGTACTATGAACTGGATTCTCAAGGAAAATTCGTTAAACGAGAATGGGATGCGGGGAAAGGTGACTGGATAAACAGGTACTCTACTTCTCAAACAGAATCTTCTGTTTATGGACAGTGGGGGGCATTAGGGATCTGCGATCTAACGAAACAACCCATTTGCAGTTGCTTAAAGGGGTTTAAGCCTAGGAATATAGAGGAATGGAGTAGAGGTAATTGGAGTAGAGGGTGTTTTAGGACTACCCTTTTACAATGCCAAAGGGATAAGAACAATGGCAGTGAAGCAGGCCAAGGAGATGATGATGGGTTTTTGAAGCTGAAGACGATGAAAGTGCCGGTATTTCCGAACCGGTCATCAATAAATAACGGCGAATGCAAAGATCAATGCATGAAGAACTGTTCGTGCGTGGCTTATGCGTATGATGCTGGCATTGGTTGCATGATTTGGAGTGGAGATTTGATTGATATGCAGAAATTCTCCACTCACGGAGTGGATCTTTACTTTCGTCTACCATCTTCGGAGCTTG ATAAAGGGAAAAGCAATAAAGTAATTGTTATTGCAGCAATAATTGTGGGTACAGTAACCATTACGATTATGATACTCTTCTTATGGTGTTGGCTAAAAGAAGAG GAAGGAAACAAAAACACAAACAGATCAAACTCCAACTCAACAAAGGAAATGCAATGA
- the LOC108462280 gene encoding G-type lectin S-receptor-like serine/threonine-protein kinase At1g11330 isoform X2, with the protein MEKVNSDSVLLASEILLLSCFYLQSGTALDTITPSKSIKDPEFIISQSGAFRLGFFSFANSTNRYVGILYHQIPVQTVVWVANRNKPLKDSSGILNISDDGNLVVSNGKAEVLWSSHVNNTAPNATTAQLLDSGNLVLSNGEDGASSLWESFEDPSNAFIETMKIRTDVKKGRKVELKSWKSIDDPSDGSFSFGFEPFNIPELVIRNNNKLYFRSGPWNGNTFIGVIMKTVYIDGFHVVADNQQQTYYFTYEYSDNYRLKYYELDSQGNLFERTWDAGKGDWINRYSTSLTESCVYGQCGAFGICDRTKQPICSCLKGFKPRNIEAWSRGNWSSGCFRTTLLQCERDKNNGSEAGQGDDDGFLKLKTMKVPAFPDRSSINNGECKDQCMKNCSCVAYAYDAGIGCMFWSGDLIDMQKFSTQRVDLYIRLPSSELDKGKSNKVIVIAAVIVGTVTITIMILFLWCWMAKRRGRKQKHKQIKLQLNKGNAMTKFSTENVGEYSIGVKLQQLRLFNFEELAIATDNFDHAKKLGQGGFGPVYRGILRDEKEIAVKRLSKASGQGLEEFMNEVEVISKIQHRNLVKLLGCCVEAEEKMLVYEYMPNKSLDTFVFDFGMARIFGGDENQANTKRVVGTYGYMSPEYAIQGQFSEKSDVFSFGVLLLEIVSGRKNTSLFNNQDYFSLLGYVWKLWNEGNIWSLVDKVVLEPKSNLKNVKEIRRCIHIGLLCVQEYATDRPTMSTVVSMLNSEISNFNTPKQPAFTQTPLITHDVQNRASVNGVTLTDFDGR; encoded by the exons ATGGAGAAAGTTAATAGCGACTCTGTTTTACTAGCTTCTGAAATTTTACTATTGTCTTGTTTTTACTTACAATCTGGCACTGCTTTAGACACCATAACACCATCGAAATCCATCAAAGACCCTGAATTTATAATCTCCCAGAGTGGAGCTTTCCGATTGGGATTCTTCAGCTTTGCTAATTCCACCAATCGTTATGTAGGGATATTGTACCATCAAATCCCCGTACAAACAGTGGTATGGGTAGCAAACAGAAACAAGCCTCTCAAAGACTCTTCTGGGATTCTTAACATATCAGATGATGGCAACCTTGTTGTTTCAAATGGAAAAGCTGAGGTTCTATGGTCATCACATGTTAACAATACAGCTCCTAATGCAACAACTGCCCAGCTTTTAGACTCAGGAAACCTAGTCCTTAGTAATGGTGAGGATGGAGCAAGCAGCTTATGGGAGAGTTTTGAAGATCCTTCCAATGCCTTCATTGAAACTATGAAGATCAGAACTGATGTTAAAAAGGGTCGTAAAGTGGAGCTGAAATCATGGAAAAGCATTGATGATCCATCTGATGGTAGCTTTTCATTTGGCTTTGAACCTTTCAATATCCCAGAGCTTGTCATTAGGAACAATAACAAGCTCTACTTTCGGAGTGGTCCATGGAATGGGAATACCTTTATTGGTGTAATTATGAAGACCGTTTATATTGATGGGTTTCATGTTGTTGCAGATAATCAACAACAAACGTACTATTTCACTTATGAGTATTCTGATAACTATAGGTTGAAGTACTATGAACTGGATTCTCAAGGAAATTTATTTGAACGGACATGGGATGCGGGGAAAGGGGACTGGATAAACAGGTACTCTACTAGTCTAACAGAATCTTGTGTTTATGGACAGTGTGGGGCATTTGGGATCTGCGATCGAACAAAACAACCCATTTGCAGTTGCTTAAAGGGGTTTAAACCTAGGAATATAGAGGCATGGAGTAGAGGTAATTGGAGTAGTGGGTGTTTTAGGACTACCCTTTTACAATGCGAAAGGGATAAGAACAATGGCAGTGAAGCAGGCCAAGGAGATGATGATGGTTTTTTGAAGCTGAAGACGATGAAAGTGCCGGCATTTCCGGACCGGTCATCAATAAATAACGGCGAATGCAAAGATCAATGCATGAAGAACTGTTCGTGCGTGGCTTATGCGTATGATGCTGGCATTGGTTGCATGTTTTGGAGTGGAGATTTGATTGATATGCAGAAATTCTCCACTCAAAGAGTCGATCTTTACATTCGTCTACCATCTTCAGAGCTTG ATAAAGGGAAAAGCAATAAAGTTATTGTTATTGCAGCAGTAATTGTGGGTACAGTAACCATTACGATTATGATACTCTTCTTATGGTGTTGGATGGCTAAAAGAAGAG GAAGGAAACAAAAACACAAACAGATCAAACTCCAACTCAACAAAGGAAATGCAATGACAAAATTTTCTACTGAAAATGTGGGAGAATATTCAATCGGAGTTAAACTCCAGCAGCTGCGGCTATTCAATTTCGAAGAACTCGCCATCGCGACGGACAACTTCGATCACGCAAAAAAGCTAGGGCAGGGTGGTTTCGGTCCAGTTTATAGG GGAATATTACGTGATGAAAAGGAAATAGCAGTGAAGAGATTATCGAAAGCTTCAGGGCAAGGATTAGAAGAATTTATGAACGAAGTGGAAGTGATTTCTAAGATTCAACATCGAAATCTGGTTAAATTGCTTGGGTGTTGTGTTGAAGCAGAAGAGAAGATGCTCGTCTACGAGTATATGCCCAACAAAAGTTTGGACACTTTTGTCTTTG ATTTTGGGATGGCGAGAATTTTCGGAGGAGATGAAAATCAAGCTAACACTAAAAGGGTTGTTGGAACTTA TGGTTATATGTCTCCTGAGTATGCAATACAAGGGCAATTTTCAGAGAAATCAGATGTGTTCAGTTTTGGAGTTCTGCTGTTAGAGATTGTTAGCGGAAGAAAAAACACAAGCTTGTTCAACAATCAAGATTATTTTAGCCTCTTAGGATAT GTCTGGAAACTATGGAACGAAGGCAACATTTGGAGCTTAGTAGACAAGGTGGTTTTGGAGCCAAAATCTAATTTAAAGAATGTGAAAGAAATAAGGAGATGCATACATATTGGATTGCTATGCGTTCAAGAATATGCTACCGATAGACCCACTATGTCTACTGTTGTTTCAATGCTTAACAGTGAGATTTCAAATTTTAACACACCAAAACAACCTGCTTTCACTCAAACACCACTAATCACCCATGATGTTCAAAATAGAGCTTCAGTTAATGGTGTAACTCTTACCGACTTTGATGGCAGATAA
- the LOC108462280 gene encoding G-type lectin S-receptor-like serine/threonine-protein kinase At1g11330 isoform X1 → MEKVNSDSVLLASEILLLSCFYLQSGTALDTITPSKSIKDPEFIISQSGAFRLGFFSFANSTNRYVGILYHQIPVQTVVWVANRNKPLKDSSGILNISDDGNLVVSNGKAEVLWSSHVNNTAPNATTAQLLDSGNLVLSNGEDGASSLWESFEDPSNAFIETMKIRTDVKKGRKVELKSWKSIDDPSDGSFSFGFEPFNIPELVIRNNNKLYFRSGPWNGNTFIGVIMKTVYIDGFHVVADNQQQTYYFTYEYSDNYRLKYYELDSQGNLFERTWDAGKGDWINRYSTSLTESCVYGQCGAFGICDRTKQPICSCLKGFKPRNIEAWSRGNWSSGCFRTTLLQCERDKNNGSEAGQGDDDGFLKLKTMKVPAFPDRSSINNGECKDQCMKNCSCVAYAYDAGIGCMFWSGDLIDMQKFSTQRVDLYIRLPSSELDKGKSNKVIVIAAVIVGTVTITIMILFLWCWMAKRRGRKQKHKQIKLQLNKGNAMTKFSTENVGEYSIGVKLQQLRLFNFEELAIATDNFDHAKKLGQGGFGPVYRGILRDEKEIAVKRLSKASGQGLEEFMNEVEVISKIQHRNLVKLLGCCVEAEEKMLVYEYMPNKSLDTFVFDPIKQNILDWRKRFNIIEGISRGLLYLHKDSRLKVIHRDLKASNVLLDQELNPKIADFGMARIFGGDENQANTKRVVGTYGYMSPEYAIQGQFSEKSDVFSFGVLLLEIVSGRKNTSLFNNQDYFSLLGYVWKLWNEGNIWSLVDKVVLEPKSNLKNVKEIRRCIHIGLLCVQEYATDRPTMSTVVSMLNSEISNFNTPKQPAFTQTPLITHDVQNRASVNGVTLTDFDGR, encoded by the exons ATGGAGAAAGTTAATAGCGACTCTGTTTTACTAGCTTCTGAAATTTTACTATTGTCTTGTTTTTACTTACAATCTGGCACTGCTTTAGACACCATAACACCATCGAAATCCATCAAAGACCCTGAATTTATAATCTCCCAGAGTGGAGCTTTCCGATTGGGATTCTTCAGCTTTGCTAATTCCACCAATCGTTATGTAGGGATATTGTACCATCAAATCCCCGTACAAACAGTGGTATGGGTAGCAAACAGAAACAAGCCTCTCAAAGACTCTTCTGGGATTCTTAACATATCAGATGATGGCAACCTTGTTGTTTCAAATGGAAAAGCTGAGGTTCTATGGTCATCACATGTTAACAATACAGCTCCTAATGCAACAACTGCCCAGCTTTTAGACTCAGGAAACCTAGTCCTTAGTAATGGTGAGGATGGAGCAAGCAGCTTATGGGAGAGTTTTGAAGATCCTTCCAATGCCTTCATTGAAACTATGAAGATCAGAACTGATGTTAAAAAGGGTCGTAAAGTGGAGCTGAAATCATGGAAAAGCATTGATGATCCATCTGATGGTAGCTTTTCATTTGGCTTTGAACCTTTCAATATCCCAGAGCTTGTCATTAGGAACAATAACAAGCTCTACTTTCGGAGTGGTCCATGGAATGGGAATACCTTTATTGGTGTAATTATGAAGACCGTTTATATTGATGGGTTTCATGTTGTTGCAGATAATCAACAACAAACGTACTATTTCACTTATGAGTATTCTGATAACTATAGGTTGAAGTACTATGAACTGGATTCTCAAGGAAATTTATTTGAACGGACATGGGATGCGGGGAAAGGGGACTGGATAAACAGGTACTCTACTAGTCTAACAGAATCTTGTGTTTATGGACAGTGTGGGGCATTTGGGATCTGCGATCGAACAAAACAACCCATTTGCAGTTGCTTAAAGGGGTTTAAACCTAGGAATATAGAGGCATGGAGTAGAGGTAATTGGAGTAGTGGGTGTTTTAGGACTACCCTTTTACAATGCGAAAGGGATAAGAACAATGGCAGTGAAGCAGGCCAAGGAGATGATGATGGTTTTTTGAAGCTGAAGACGATGAAAGTGCCGGCATTTCCGGACCGGTCATCAATAAATAACGGCGAATGCAAAGATCAATGCATGAAGAACTGTTCGTGCGTGGCTTATGCGTATGATGCTGGCATTGGTTGCATGTTTTGGAGTGGAGATTTGATTGATATGCAGAAATTCTCCACTCAAAGAGTCGATCTTTACATTCGTCTACCATCTTCAGAGCTTG ATAAAGGGAAAAGCAATAAAGTTATTGTTATTGCAGCAGTAATTGTGGGTACAGTAACCATTACGATTATGATACTCTTCTTATGGTGTTGGATGGCTAAAAGAAGAG GAAGGAAACAAAAACACAAACAGATCAAACTCCAACTCAACAAAGGAAATGCAATGACAAAATTTTCTACTGAAAATGTGGGAGAATATTCAATCGGAGTTAAACTCCAGCAGCTGCGGCTATTCAATTTCGAAGAACTCGCCATCGCGACGGACAACTTCGATCACGCAAAAAAGCTAGGGCAGGGTGGTTTCGGTCCAGTTTATAGG GGAATATTACGTGATGAAAAGGAAATAGCAGTGAAGAGATTATCGAAAGCTTCAGGGCAAGGATTAGAAGAATTTATGAACGAAGTGGAAGTGATTTCTAAGATTCAACATCGAAATCTGGTTAAATTGCTTGGGTGTTGTGTTGAAGCAGAAGAGAAGATGCTCGTCTACGAGTATATGCCCAACAAAAGTTTGGACACTTTTGTCTTTG ATCCAATTAAACAAAACATCTTGGATTGGAGAAAACGTTTTAATATTATTGAAGGGATCAGCCGAGGATTACTTTATCTTCATAAAGATTCAAGATTGAAAGTTATACATCGAGATCTAAAAGCAAGCAATGTTTTACTCGACCAAGAGTTAAATCCAAAAATTGCAGATTTTGGGATGGCGAGAATTTTCGGAGGAGATGAAAATCAAGCTAACACTAAAAGGGTTGTTGGAACTTA TGGTTATATGTCTCCTGAGTATGCAATACAAGGGCAATTTTCAGAGAAATCAGATGTGTTCAGTTTTGGAGTTCTGCTGTTAGAGATTGTTAGCGGAAGAAAAAACACAAGCTTGTTCAACAATCAAGATTATTTTAGCCTCTTAGGATAT GTCTGGAAACTATGGAACGAAGGCAACATTTGGAGCTTAGTAGACAAGGTGGTTTTGGAGCCAAAATCTAATTTAAAGAATGTGAAAGAAATAAGGAGATGCATACATATTGGATTGCTATGCGTTCAAGAATATGCTACCGATAGACCCACTATGTCTACTGTTGTTTCAATGCTTAACAGTGAGATTTCAAATTTTAACACACCAAAACAACCTGCTTTCACTCAAACACCACTAATCACCCATGATGTTCAAAATAGAGCTTCAGTTAATGGTGTAACTCTTACCGACTTTGATGGCAGATAA